The following coding sequences lie in one Terriglobales bacterium genomic window:
- the thpR gene encoding RNA 2',3'-cyclic phosphodiesterase gives MRLFVGVDIEPEIRERIARFLEGVREFAPDARWVRPETFHVTLKFIGELAETKVEDVKAALAAAHGQPAQIAFRGAGFFPTPRSARVFWIGIEADENLRALAEAVDTALSSAAGLGIERERQAYTPHLTLARASQRASGNPHQKPRPGARAFGRLREKLGAVPPPDFGTMTAREFFLFESKLSPAGARYSRIARFGLA, from the coding sequence ATGCGATTGTTCGTTGGCGTCGACATTGAGCCTGAAATTCGCGAGCGGATTGCGCGATTCCTGGAGGGCGTGCGGGAGTTCGCGCCCGACGCGCGCTGGGTGCGGCCCGAAACATTTCACGTCACTCTGAAGTTCATCGGCGAGCTCGCCGAAACAAAAGTAGAAGACGTGAAGGCGGCGCTCGCTGCGGCGCACGGCCAGCCGGCGCAGATCGCCTTCCGTGGCGCAGGGTTCTTCCCCACGCCGCGCTCGGCACGCGTGTTCTGGATTGGCATCGAGGCTGACGAGAACCTGCGCGCGCTGGCCGAAGCAGTGGACACGGCGCTCAGCAGCGCGGCCGGGCTCGGCATCGAGCGGGAGCGGCAGGCGTACACGCCGCACCTGACGCTGGCGCGGGCCTCGCAGCGGGCCTCGGGAAACCCGCACCAGAAGCCGCGTCCCGGGGCGCGGGCGTTCGGGCGTTTACGGGAGAAGCTGGGCGCCGTGCCGCCACCCGACTTCGGTACAATGACCGCCCGCGAGTTTTTTCTTTTTGAGAGCAAGCTGTCGCCGGCGGGCGCGCGTTATTCCAGGATTGCGCGCTTCGGGCTCGCATAA
- the ribD gene encoding bifunctional diaminohydroxyphosphoribosylaminopyrimidine deaminase/5-amino-6-(5-phosphoribosylamino)uracil reductase RibD produces the protein MENSHQFDERFMAEALALARRGIGLASPNPCVGAVVVAAGGRIIGRGFHTYDGLKHAEVLALDEAGAAARGATLYLNLEPCCHTGRTGPCVDRVIAAGVKHVVVAIEDPNPVVRGTSLERLRAAGIAVTAGVQEAAARKLNEAFAKHVRTGTPLITLKAGMTLDGKIAPPPEDGDAPNVVKLPVAPVDGSVPSGPTGGWITSREARAHVQQLRHSSDAVMVGVGTVIADDPRLTDRTGQPRRRPLLRVILDSRLRLPLESRVVKTAQDDVLVFCSFAEEKRRRELESRGVRVEQVSLGLGEGRPNLRRVAERLGALDITSLIIEGGALLNWAALASDVVDKVFLYYAPKILAGTGSVPFAAGPGFRRLGEAAKVGQIELHRFGVDFAVEGYLHDPYAWTPGPEKTLTTEQPQPEPPRIA, from the coding sequence TTGGAAAATTCTCACCAATTCGACGAGCGCTTCATGGCCGAAGCGCTGGCGCTTGCGCGCCGCGGCATTGGGCTCGCTTCACCGAATCCGTGCGTCGGCGCGGTGGTAGTCGCGGCCGGCGGCCGGATCATCGGGCGCGGCTTTCACACCTACGACGGCCTCAAGCACGCTGAAGTGCTGGCGCTCGACGAGGCAGGCGCAGCGGCGCGCGGCGCCACGCTCTACCTGAACCTTGAGCCCTGCTGCCACACCGGGCGCACCGGGCCATGCGTGGACCGCGTGATTGCAGCCGGCGTGAAGCACGTGGTGGTCGCCATCGAGGACCCGAACCCGGTGGTGCGCGGCACATCGCTGGAGAGATTGCGCGCGGCCGGCATCGCTGTTACCGCTGGCGTTCAGGAAGCGGCGGCGCGCAAACTCAACGAGGCATTCGCCAAGCATGTCCGCACCGGCACGCCGCTGATCACCCTGAAAGCCGGCATGACGCTCGACGGCAAGATCGCGCCGCCGCCGGAAGATGGGGATGCGCCCAACGTAGTCAAACTGCCGGTGGCGCCGGTGGATGGCAGCGTGCCGAGCGGTCCGACAGGCGGTTGGATCACCAGCCGCGAAGCGCGCGCGCACGTGCAGCAGTTGCGGCACTCGAGCGACGCAGTGATGGTCGGCGTCGGCACCGTGATCGCCGACGATCCACGCCTCACCGACCGCACCGGCCAGCCGCGACGGCGTCCCCTGCTGCGCGTCATCCTGGATTCACGCCTTCGCCTGCCGCTGGAGTCGCGCGTGGTGAAAACCGCTCAGGACGACGTGCTGGTGTTTTGCAGCTTCGCCGAGGAGAAGCGGCGTCGTGAACTGGAATCGCGCGGCGTGCGCGTCGAGCAGGTTTCACTCGGCCTGGGCGAAGGACGTCCCAACCTGCGCCGCGTGGCCGAGCGGCTCGGCGCGCTCGACATCACCAGTCTGATCATCGAAGGCGGCGCCCTGCTGAACTGGGCCGCGCTCGCGTCTGATGTGGTGGACAAGGTCTTTCTCTATTACGCGCCGAAGATTCTGGCGGGCACCGGCTCGGTCCCGTTCGCCGCCGGCCCCGGCTTCCGGCGCCTGGGCGAAGCGGCCAAGGTCGGGCAAATTGAGCTTCACCGCTTCGGCGTGGACTTTGCTGTGGAGGGGTATCTGCACGATCCCTACGCCTGGACACCAGGCCCGGAGAAAACCCTGACCACCGAACAACCGCAGCCCGAGCCGCCGCGGATCGCGTGA
- the plsY gene encoding glycerol-3-phosphate 1-O-acyltransferase PlsY yields the protein MALDVAAAVLAYLLGSIPFGYLLVRIFLKQDIRQTGSGNIGATNVARSGAKGLAIATLLLDAGKGFAAAWLGWHLYSVPTVVNVEEAFRFACITSLCAIAGHMFPVWLKFRGGKGVAAAVGAFAFLAPKPVLVAVAVFLVVVALTRYVSLGSICAAIVFPLAVRFLPPVMFDKNPVSPAVLAILSLCSALIILKHHQNLRRIFAGAESKLGSKPVPPPQQVEKQA from the coding sequence ATGGCTCTCGACGTTGCCGCCGCGGTGCTGGCCTACCTGTTGGGTTCCATACCCTTCGGCTACCTGCTGGTGCGGATTTTTCTCAAGCAGGACATTCGCCAGACAGGCAGCGGCAACATCGGCGCAACCAACGTGGCCCGCTCCGGCGCAAAGGGACTCGCCATCGCTACCCTGCTGCTCGATGCCGGCAAGGGATTCGCGGCCGCCTGGCTGGGCTGGCACCTGTACAGCGTTCCGACGGTGGTGAACGTGGAAGAAGCGTTTCGCTTCGCCTGCATCACCAGCCTGTGCGCCATCGCCGGGCACATGTTTCCCGTGTGGTTGAAGTTCCGCGGCGGCAAGGGCGTGGCCGCCGCGGTCGGCGCGTTCGCGTTCCTGGCGCCCAAGCCGGTGCTGGTCGCCGTCGCGGTTTTTCTCGTCGTGGTCGCGCTCACGCGCTACGTTTCGCTCGGTTCGATTTGCGCCGCGATTGTTTTCCCATTGGCGGTCCGGTTCCTGCCTCCCGTCATGTTTGATAAAAACCCGGTTTCGCCTGCCGTGCTCGCCATTCTGTCGCTGTGCTCCGCGCTCATTATTCTTAAGCACCACCAAAACCTGCGCCGGATATTCGCCGGCGCCGAGAGCAAGCTCGGCTCAAAGCCAGTCCCACCTCCGCAGCAAGTGGAGAAGCAGGCATGA
- a CDS encoding DUF1697 domain-containing protein, which translates to MPLVVFLRGINVGGQRTLRPSVIAGKLAHYDVVNVGAAGTFVVRKPGSRAKFRAELLRKLPFAMEVVLCNGHDLVRLEAENPFERPPSRPDVVRFVSIQSKTGRAPDSFPLSLPPNGEWLVRVISAKNRFVFGEYRRHMKTIGYLGQLDKVFGAPATTRNWNTVLRVIHLLKTKKTARR; encoded by the coding sequence ATGCCTCTGGTTGTTTTCCTGCGCGGCATCAACGTTGGCGGGCAGAGGACGCTGCGCCCCAGCGTGATCGCCGGAAAGCTGGCTCACTATGACGTGGTCAACGTGGGCGCAGCCGGCACTTTCGTTGTTCGCAAGCCCGGGTCACGGGCGAAGTTCCGGGCCGAGTTGCTGCGCAAGCTGCCGTTCGCGATGGAAGTTGTGCTCTGTAATGGCCACGATCTTGTTCGCCTGGAAGCGGAGAATCCGTTTGAAAGGCCGCCCTCGCGCCCCGATGTTGTTCGCTTCGTGAGCATTCAGTCGAAGACCGGACGCGCGCCAGATTCGTTTCCGTTGTCGCTCCCGCCGAACGGCGAATGGCTTGTGCGCGTGATCAGCGCAAAGAACAGATTCGTCTTCGGCGAGTATCGCCGCCACATGAAGACCATTGGCTATCTCGGCCAACTGGACAAGGTGTTCGGCGCGCCGGCGACAACACGCAACTGGAATACGGTCCTGAGGGTCATCCATCTGTTGAAAACGAAGAAGACGGCCCGCAGGTAG
- a CDS encoding NAD(P)H-dependent glycerol-3-phosphate dehydrogenase: MSDVAVVGAGAWGTALSIVLGRKGTHRVRLWAYEQEVCKSIATRRTNDLFLPGQKVPEPVTPTNDLATAVTGAQLIVVVVPSHHYRRVFAQMAPHLSPEMLFVSAAKGIENDSLMRMTEVAHDVVRQKRPEFALRIGALSGPTFAKEVALGDPTAITIASTDAQLAATVQRELGDPAFRVYTNDDVAGVELGGALKNIIAIAAGVCDGLGLGHNTVAALITRGLAEITRLVMACGGRRETMLGLAGMGDLVLTCTGGLSRNRTVGVELGRGRRLNDIIAGMHGMVAEGVLTTNAAVDLARKHGVEMPITAQMRQILHDGKPARDAIRELMTRPATSEAVLGS; this comes from the coding sequence ATGAGCGACGTCGCCGTGGTGGGAGCGGGCGCCTGGGGTACCGCGCTCTCGATTGTCCTGGGTCGCAAAGGGACGCATCGCGTGCGGCTCTGGGCGTACGAGCAGGAAGTGTGCAAGTCCATCGCGACGCGTCGCACCAACGACCTGTTTCTTCCCGGGCAGAAGGTCCCGGAGCCGGTGACGCCGACCAATGACTTGGCGACCGCTGTCACCGGCGCGCAGCTCATTGTGGTGGTGGTGCCGTCGCATCACTATCGCCGCGTGTTCGCGCAGATGGCGCCGCATCTTTCGCCGGAGATGCTGTTCGTGAGCGCCGCCAAGGGAATCGAAAACGACTCGCTGATGCGCATGACCGAGGTCGCGCACGACGTGGTGCGGCAGAAGCGTCCGGAATTCGCGTTGCGCATCGGGGCGCTCAGCGGACCCACGTTCGCGAAAGAGGTGGCGCTGGGCGATCCCACCGCGATCACCATCGCCTCAACCGACGCGCAGCTTGCCGCCACGGTGCAGCGTGAACTGGGCGATCCGGCTTTTCGCGTCTACACGAATGACGACGTGGCCGGCGTCGAGCTGGGCGGCGCGCTCAAGAACATCATCGCCATCGCCGCCGGTGTTTGCGATGGTCTTGGCCTGGGACACAACACCGTTGCCGCGCTGATCACGCGTGGCCTCGCCGAAATAACCCGGCTGGTGATGGCCTGCGGAGGGCGCCGCGAAACCATGCTCGGCCTGGCCGGCATGGGCGACCTGGTGCTCACCTGCACCGGCGGCCTCTCGCGCAATCGCACCGTCGGCGTGGAGCTCGGGCGCGGACGCCGGTTGAACGACATCATCGCCGGCATGCACGGCATGGTCGCCGAAGGCGTGCTCACCACCAACGCCGCCGTGGACCTGGCGCGCAAGCACGGCGTGGAGATGCCCATCACCGCGCAGATGCGCCAGATCCTGCACGACGGCAAGCCGGCCCGCGACGCCATCCGCGAGCTGATGACCAGGCCGGCGACAAGCGAAGCCGTGCTCGGCAGCTAG
- a CDS encoding ATP-binding cassette domain-containing protein gives MSHYATHHEGGHQLPHGHAADKPYIEFNDVSKSFGSRKVLDGVSFNVLPAETLCILGRSGVGKSVSLHHIMGFLKPDSGRVHVAYEDITDYDEPELQRIRRKVTMVFQNGALFDSLTVGENVAFPLRERRDLSEYEIYQIVDGLLEMVGVKQYRDLLPSDLSTGMKRSVAIARALSAQPEAVLYDEPTTMVDPLMANLLGDLISKLKQQLKLTSVVVTHDMRLAKKLADRLVFLHEAKVIFFGTVEEMEQSENPIVREFLELDDVALADLARLRP, from the coding sequence ATGAGCCACTACGCCACCCATCACGAAGGCGGACACCAGCTGCCGCACGGGCACGCCGCCGACAAGCCCTACATTGAATTCAATGACGTGAGCAAGTCGTTCGGGTCGCGCAAGGTCCTGGACGGCGTGAGCTTCAACGTGCTGCCGGCGGAAACGCTGTGCATTTTGGGCCGCAGCGGCGTGGGCAAGTCGGTTTCGCTGCACCACATCATGGGATTTCTCAAGCCCGACTCGGGGCGCGTGCATGTGGCCTACGAAGACATTACCGACTACGACGAGCCGGAGCTGCAGCGCATCCGGCGCAAAGTCACCATGGTCTTCCAGAACGGCGCGCTGTTCGACTCGCTGACCGTGGGAGAAAACGTCGCGTTCCCCCTGCGCGAGCGTCGCGACCTGAGTGAGTACGAGATCTACCAGATCGTCGACGGCCTTCTCGAGATGGTAGGTGTGAAGCAATATCGCGACCTGCTGCCTTCCGATCTTTCCACCGGCATGAAGCGTTCGGTGGCCATCGCGCGCGCTCTCTCCGCGCAGCCTGAAGCGGTGCTCTACGACGAGCCCACCACGATGGTCGATCCGCTCATGGCCAACCTCCTGGGCGACCTCATCTCCAAGCTCAAGCAGCAGCTCAAGCTGACCAGCGTGGTAGTGACGCACGACATGCGCCTGGCAAAGAAGCTGGCCGATCGGCTGGTGTTCCTGCACGAAGCGAAGGTGATTTTCTTCGGGACTGTGGAAGAGATGGAGCAGAGCGAGAACCCGATTGTCCGCGAATTCCTCGAACTGGACGACGTGGCGCTCGCCGACCTGGCGCGGTTGCGGCCCTAG
- the ftsY gene encoding signal recognition particle-docking protein FtsY produces the protein MIQTLFGSLDEKEKPGFLDRMKQAVTRTRENLSERIEEVVSFRKEIDRETLDDLEASLIAADLGTTTTREVLANLRERADRKQIANSEELKRLLKEELLGILDRGNAQPAKAVEGEPEVILVVGVNGTGKTTTIGKLAHTLRSQGKTVLLAAADTFRAAAIEQLEVWAERSGVEVIKTKPGGDPSAVLFDALQAARARNADYVIVDTAGRLHTKTSLMAELEKMRRTSQRHIAGAPHEVLLVMDATTGQNGLQQARLFTQSAGVTGIVLTKLDGTAKGGVVVAISRELGLPVRYVGVGEKASDLLPFHPREFVDSLFE, from the coding sequence ATGATTCAGACGCTGTTTGGCAGCCTCGACGAGAAGGAAAAGCCCGGCTTCCTCGACCGCATGAAACAGGCGGTCACGCGCACGCGCGAAAACCTGAGCGAGCGCATCGAGGAAGTGGTTTCCTTCCGCAAAGAGATTGACCGCGAGACACTGGACGACCTGGAAGCGTCGCTCATCGCCGCTGATCTGGGAACGACGACCACACGCGAGGTCCTCGCGAATCTGCGCGAGCGCGCTGACCGCAAGCAGATCGCGAATTCCGAAGAACTGAAGCGCTTATTGAAGGAGGAATTGCTCGGGATCCTCGACCGCGGCAACGCCCAGCCGGCTAAAGCGGTGGAAGGCGAGCCGGAAGTGATCCTGGTTGTCGGCGTGAACGGCACGGGGAAAACGACCACCATCGGCAAGCTGGCGCACACCCTGCGATCGCAGGGCAAGACGGTGCTGCTGGCTGCCGCCGACACGTTTCGCGCCGCTGCGATCGAGCAGCTCGAGGTGTGGGCCGAGCGCTCCGGCGTGGAAGTCATCAAGACCAAACCCGGCGGCGATCCGTCGGCGGTGCTGTTCGACGCGCTGCAGGCGGCGCGCGCGCGCAACGCCGACTACGTGATTGTGGACACGGCCGGGCGCCTCCACACCAAGACGAGCCTGATGGCGGAACTGGAGAAGATGCGCCGCACATCGCAACGCCACATTGCCGGCGCGCCGCACGAAGTCCTGCTCGTGATGGACGCCACCACCGGACAGAACGGCCTCCAGCAGGCGCGGCTCTTCACCCAGTCGGCTGGCGTGACCGGCATTGTGCTCACCAAGCTCGACGGCACCGCCAAGGGCGGCGTCGTGGTCGCAATTTCCCGCGAACTCGGCTTGCCGGTGCGTTATGTGGGCGTGGGCGAGAAGGCGAGCGACCTGCTCCCGTTTCATCCGCGAGAGTTTGTGGATTCGCTGTTCGAGTAA
- a CDS encoding HD domain-containing phosphohydrolase produces MPQRVPILYLILGVLVVVAVVPLWFYGAKVVEINRDKLETNEKLLQSTIISSLKGDIVQRQAKLDAMLSNLSSAIQIASGGNLTADHVNAPELRALLEQFVSSDPDVAYATLLNAEQKGIVAGRINELDPFMNRELEHGFSAAWEHREYAGHPLAQGAGKNGRTIMLVSVPVIAGGRFIGVICVFVDLQFLIERLREASQNGLEAYVVDRQGRLVAGADPKYPTGQDMTRFEIVKNFVEQGRRNVVATVEFTTQQDGRNVAMLGTYSPVAQLGWAVVAQKTRASAYASIDEMQRTARWLAIFAVVMSIMVSVWAARKITTPLETLTESSRAIARGDFSRRVELKSRTEIGELAQTFNTMTDDLERFVYDLKRAAEENRTLFLGSIQMLAGAVDEKDPYTRGHSDRVTRYSVLLATEMGLTQEEVENIRVAAQLHDVGKIGIEDRILKKPGALTPEEYEVMKTHTTKGATILRPVEQLKHVIPGIELHHESLDGRGYPRGVKGDDLPLMPRIITVADTFDAMTTNRPYQAAMDPAYVVRVIASMANTKFDPRVVAALQSVFDRGGFRLHRAAVVSAEAAAAATAHSSSELRTGVIPATPEITDIRS; encoded by the coding sequence ATGCCGCAACGCGTACCCATCCTTTATCTGATTCTCGGCGTGCTCGTCGTCGTCGCCGTGGTGCCCCTCTGGTTCTACGGCGCCAAGGTCGTGGAGATCAACCGCGACAAGCTGGAGACGAACGAGAAGCTGCTGCAAAGCACCATCATCAGCTCGCTGAAGGGCGACATCGTGCAACGCCAGGCGAAGCTCGATGCCATGCTGTCGAACCTCTCGTCGGCCATCCAGATCGCCAGCGGCGGCAACCTCACCGCCGATCACGTCAACGCGCCTGAATTGCGCGCGCTGCTGGAGCAGTTCGTTTCCTCCGACCCGGACGTCGCCTACGCCACGCTGCTCAACGCCGAGCAGAAAGGAATTGTGGCCGGTCGCATCAACGAACTCGATCCGTTCATGAACCGCGAGCTGGAGCACGGCTTCTCGGCGGCGTGGGAGCACCGCGAGTACGCGGGACATCCGCTGGCGCAGGGCGCCGGCAAAAACGGACGCACCATCATGCTGGTCAGCGTGCCGGTGATCGCCGGCGGACGCTTTATCGGCGTGATTTGCGTTTTCGTGGATTTGCAATTCCTCATCGAGCGCTTGCGCGAAGCCAGCCAGAACGGCCTGGAAGCGTATGTCGTGGACCGCCAGGGACGGCTGGTTGCCGGCGCCGATCCGAAGTACCCAACCGGGCAGGACATGACGCGGTTCGAGATCGTGAAGAACTTCGTCGAGCAGGGCCGCCGCAACGTGGTCGCGACGGTGGAATTTACCACGCAGCAGGACGGGCGCAACGTGGCCATGCTCGGGACGTACAGCCCCGTGGCGCAACTGGGCTGGGCCGTCGTGGCGCAGAAGACGCGCGCTTCCGCCTACGCCTCGATTGACGAAATGCAGCGCACCGCCCGCTGGCTGGCGATCTTCGCTGTGGTCATGAGCATCATGGTCAGCGTGTGGGCGGCGCGGAAAATTACCACGCCGCTGGAGACGCTCACCGAATCGAGCCGCGCCATTGCGCGCGGCGACTTCAGCAGGCGCGTGGAGCTGAAGAGCCGCACGGAAATCGGCGAGCTGGCCCAGACCTTCAACACCATGACCGACGACCTGGAGCGCTTCGTCTACGACCTGAAGCGCGCCGCCGAGGAAAACCGCACGCTGTTCCTTGGCTCCATCCAGATGCTGGCCGGCGCGGTCGACGAGAAGGACCCCTACACGCGCGGCCACTCTGACCGCGTCACGCGCTACTCGGTGCTGCTCGCCACCGAGATGGGCCTCACGCAGGAAGAAGTCGAAAACATCCGCGTTGCGGCGCAGCTGCACGACGTGGGCAAAATCGGCATCGAAGACCGCATCCTGAAGAAGCCGGGCGCGCTCACTCCGGAAGAATATGAAGTGATGAAGACGCACACCACCAAGGGCGCGACCATCCTGCGCCCGGTGGAGCAGCTGAAGCACGTGATTCCCGGCATCGAGCTGCACCACGAATCGCTCGACGGACGCGGCTATCCGCGCGGCGTGAAGGGCGACGACCTGCCGCTGATGCCGCGCATCATCACGGTCGCCGATACGTTTGACGCGATGACCACGAATCGCCCCTACCAGGCGGCGATGGACCCCGCCTACGTGGTACGCGTGATTGCATCGATGGCGAACACCAAGTTCGACCCGCGCGTGGTGGCGGCGCTGCAATCGGTGTTCGATCGTGGCGGATTCCGGCTGCATCGCGCCGCGGTCGTCAGCGCTGAGGCGGCCGCCGCTGCTACGGCGCACTCTTCCAGCGAACTGCGCACCGGGGTGATTCCGGCCACGCCGGAGATCACCGACATCCGGTCGTAG
- a CDS encoding riboflavin synthase produces the protein MFTGLIEEVGKVLRLEDAPGGARRLTIGARQVTRELKKGDSVAVSGVCLTAVDIAPASFAADLAAETIARTSFTRLRPDALVNLELPAKVGSRLGGHIVQGHVDGTARLVTLERVPKAHDYWLTVEIPAGLAKYVVWKGSITIEGISLTVARIDGARVGVAIIPHTFSATNLQSLRPGDALNIEVDVIAKYTEKMLRGEPASGVTLERLVSEGF, from the coding sequence ATGTTCACCGGCCTGATCGAAGAAGTCGGCAAAGTGCTTCGCCTCGAGGACGCGCCCGGCGGCGCCAGGCGCCTCACCATCGGCGCGCGCCAGGTAACGCGCGAGCTGAAAAAGGGCGACAGCGTGGCCGTGAGCGGCGTTTGCCTGACAGCCGTGGACATCGCTCCCGCGTCGTTTGCCGCCGATCTTGCCGCCGAAACCATCGCTCGCACATCGTTCACGCGGCTGCGGCCTGACGCCCTCGTCAACCTCGAGCTGCCGGCCAAAGTAGGCAGCCGCCTGGGTGGGCACATCGTGCAGGGCCACGTTGACGGGACCGCGAGGCTCGTAACGCTGGAGCGCGTGCCGAAAGCGCACGACTATTGGCTCACGGTTGAGATTCCGGCTGGGCTGGCGAAGTACGTCGTCTGGAAGGGATCCATCACGATTGAAGGCATCAGCCTGACGGTGGCGCGCATCGACGGCGCGCGCGTCGGCGTCGCCATCATCCCGCACACCTTTTCCGCCACCAACCTGCAATCACTGCGCCCCGGCGACGCGCTGAACATCGAGGTTGACGTCATCGCCAAGTACACCGAGAAGATGCTGCGCGGCGAGCCCGCGAGCGGCGTGACGCTCGAGCGATTGGTGAGCGAAGGCTTCTAG
- a CDS encoding molybdenum cofactor guanylyltransferase, with translation MPLLTTAHHHDVAAFVLAGGRSSRMGTDKAMLALDGRTLLDRALDLARTVSDDVRVVGPAARFPASLRAVEDMFPDRGPLGGIHAALAASTKELNLVLAVDCPFIAPELLPFLVAEARRWRAMVTLPRSIAESGGRRRESELAGPGAGSVGTVLHPLCAIYRRGFAPFAERALRVGRNKIEPLLGEVATRVITPEELAEHGFSPEMFRNLNTPADLERARRL, from the coding sequence ATGCCGCTGTTGACTACCGCGCACCATCACGATGTGGCGGCGTTTGTATTGGCCGGCGGACGCAGTTCGCGCATGGGGACGGACAAGGCCATGCTCGCGCTCGACGGCCGCACGCTGCTGGACCGCGCACTCGACCTGGCGCGCACCGTGTCGGACGACGTGCGCGTTGTGGGCCCGGCGGCGCGCTTTCCCGCCTCGTTGCGCGCGGTCGAAGACATGTTCCCTGATCGCGGCCCGCTGGGCGGCATTCACGCGGCGCTTGCGGCGAGCACGAAGGAGTTGAATCTGGTCCTCGCTGTTGACTGCCCCTTTATCGCGCCTGAGCTCCTGCCATTCCTGGTTGCCGAGGCGCGCCGCTGGAGGGCGATGGTGACGCTGCCAAGGTCAATTGCGGAGAGCGGAGGACGGAGAAGGGAGAGCGAGCTTGCGGGGCCCGGAGCGGGAAGCGTGGGAACTGTCCTGCATCCGCTGTGCGCCATCTACCGCCGCGGGTTCGCGCCTTTCGCGGAGCGCGCCTTGCGCGTCGGCCGCAACAAGATCGAGCCGTTACTCGGCGAGGTCGCAACGCGGGTGATCACGCCTGAGGAATTGGCGGAGCATGGCTTCAGTCCGGAGATGTTCCGCAACCTGAATACGCCTGCCGATTTGGAGCGCGCTCGCCGCCTGTGA
- a CDS encoding competence/damage-inducible protein A, with translation MDAEIIAIGSELLTPNRQDTNSLYLTQRLNELGVEVRFKSVVGDRMADLVLAAKTALGRSDIVIFMGGLGPTEDDVTREAVAEALGLELKRNSDIIAELYRRFAARRMKMSPNNEKQADVLAGAEVLPNPNGSAPGQFLEAQFGGARRLLMLLPGPPREINPMFDAECVPRLRSRLPEQHVATRTLKIAMVPESEADARVAPIYKRFADVQTTILAGAGEVQLHLRARAESLEAAQKRVDELAGEIEDELDDLIFSTAGESLEQIVGYYLQMRGATISVAESCTGGLIGERLSSVSGSSRYFVGGGIVYSNELKTDFANVPPRLIEQYGAVSKEVAVAMAEGIRARCGARFGLAVTGIAGPTGGTDEKPVGLVFHALADGRKTEVVQKRFPGDRERIRWFASQQALDMVRRKLR, from the coding sequence GTGGACGCGGAGATTATCGCCATCGGCTCGGAGCTGCTCACGCCGAACCGCCAGGACACGAATTCCCTCTACCTCACGCAGCGCCTGAATGAGCTGGGCGTGGAGGTGCGTTTCAAGAGCGTGGTCGGCGATCGCATGGCTGACCTGGTGCTGGCCGCGAAAACGGCTCTGGGCCGCTCCGACATTGTTATCTTCATGGGCGGGCTGGGCCCGACTGAAGACGATGTGACGCGCGAGGCTGTGGCAGAGGCGCTCGGCCTGGAGCTGAAGCGCAATTCCGATATCATCGCCGAACTCTATCGCCGCTTCGCCGCGCGGCGTATGAAGATGTCGCCGAACAACGAGAAGCAGGCCGACGTGCTTGCCGGCGCGGAAGTGCTGCCGAACCCGAACGGCAGCGCGCCGGGGCAATTCCTGGAGGCCCAGTTCGGAGGCGCGCGTCGGCTGCTGATGCTGCTGCCCGGGCCGCCCCGCGAAATCAATCCCATGTTCGACGCCGAGTGCGTGCCCCGCCTGCGCTCGCGTCTTCCGGAGCAGCACGTCGCCACGCGCACGCTGAAGATCGCCATGGTGCCCGAGTCGGAGGCGGACGCGCGCGTCGCGCCCATCTACAAGCGCTTTGCCGACGTGCAAACAACAATCCTCGCCGGTGCGGGGGAGGTCCAACTCCACCTGCGAGCGCGCGCCGAGTCGCTCGAAGCGGCGCAGAAGCGGGTGGATGAACTTGCGGGCGAAATCGAAGACGAGTTGGACGACTTGATCTTCTCGACGGCCGGTGAATCGCTGGAGCAGATCGTCGGCTACTACCTGCAAATGCGAGGAGCCACGATATCGGTCGCCGAGTCCTGCACTGGCGGCCTGATCGGCGAGCGCCTGAGTTCGGTGAGCGGCAGCTCGCGCTACTTCGTCGGCGGCGGAATCGTGTACTCGAACGAGCTGAAGACCGACTTCGCCAATGTCCCGCCCAGGCTGATCGAGCAATACGGCGCGGTCAGTAAAGAAGTGGCCGTGGCCATGGCCGAGGGCATCCGCGCGCGATGCGGCGCCAGGTTCGGCCTGGCGGTCACCGGAATCGCCGGTCCGACCGGCGGCACCGACGAAAAGCCGGTTGGCCTGGTGTTCCACGCTCTCGCCGACGGCCGAAAGACCGAGGTCGTGCAAAAGCGCTTCCCGGGCGATCGCGAGCGTATCCGCTGGTTTGCCAGTCAGCAGGCGCTGGACATGGTGAGAAGGAAGCTCAGGTAG